In one Cloacibacillus porcorum genomic region, the following are encoded:
- the lnu(C) gene encoding lincosamide nucleotidyltransferase Lnu(C): MVNITDVKQILQFAIDAEIKVFLDGGWGVDALLGYQSRAHNDIDIFVEKNDYQNFIEIMKANGFYEIKMEYTTLNHTVWEDLKNRIIDLHCFEYTDEGEILYDGDCFPVETFSGKGRIEEIEVSCIEPYSQVMFHLGYEFDENDAHDVKLLCETLRIEIPNEYR, from the coding sequence ATGGTCAATATAACAGATGTAAAACAGATTCTTCAATTTGCAATAGATGCGGAGATTAAAGTCTTTCTTGATGGTGGCTGGGGTGTAGATGCTCTTCTTGGATATCAGTCAAGAGCCCATAATGATATTGACATTTTTGTAGAAAAGAACGATTATCAGAACTTTATAGAAATAATGAAAGCTAATGGCTTTTATGAGATTAAGATGGAATATACAACATTGAACCATACTGTATGGGAAGATTTGAAAAACAGAATTATTGATTTGCATTGTTTTGAATATACGGACGAAGGTGAAATTCTTTATGATGGGGATTGTTTTCCGGTAGAAACTTTTTCGGGTAAAGGAAGAATTGAGGAAATAGAGGTTTCCTGTATTGAACCATATAGTCAAGTAATGTTCCATCTGGGATACGAGTTTGATGAAAATGATGCACATGATGTGAAGTTATTGTGTGAGACACTTCGTATCGAAATTCCAAATGAGTATAGATAA
- a CDS encoding IS1595-like element ISSag10 family transposase — translation MPTIKDALDIIGKLTVAEQESLKTMLLSPAFVKSLNIEDFVAKERFANGRVCPLCGCIHVVRNGHRKDGTQRYVCKDCGKSFVIATNSIVSGTRKDLSVWEQYIDCMMNGLSIRKTAVACGIHRNTAFLWRHKILDALQNMADDVTLDGIIEADETFFAISYKGNHSKSKTFAMPRKAHKRGHSTHIRGLSQEKVCVPCAVNRNGLSISKITNTGRVSTRDLHHIYDGRIKTNSTLVTDKMNSYVRFTNANGIDLVQLKTGKAKKGIYNIQHINSYHSQLKRFMRGFNGVSTKYLNNYLVWNNLVNYAKESDMEKRNIFLTFVLATLKTAKCRDLSNRPAVPLVA, via the coding sequence ATGCCTACTATCAAAGACGCATTAGATATTATCGGTAAGTTGACTGTCGCAGAGCAGGAAAGCCTTAAAACAATGCTTTTAAGTCCTGCCTTTGTAAAGTCTTTGAATATTGAAGATTTCGTAGCAAAGGAACGCTTTGCAAATGGTCGTGTATGCCCTCTTTGTGGCTGTATCCATGTGGTTCGCAATGGTCATCGTAAAGATGGCACACAGCGATATGTATGTAAGGATTGTGGCAAGTCCTTCGTGATTGCTACGAACTCCATTGTGTCTGGTACAAGAAAAGACTTGTCCGTGTGGGAGCAGTACATTGATTGTATGATGAATGGCTTATCCATTCGTAAGACTGCTGTTGCTTGTGGGATTCACAGAAACACCGCATTCCTTTGGAGACACAAGATTTTGGATGCACTTCAGAATATGGCAGACGATGTTACCCTTGACGGCATTATTGAGGCTGACGAAACTTTTTTCGCCATCTCGTACAAGGGCAATCATAGCAAGAGTAAGACATTTGCTATGCCACGCAAGGCTCATAAGCGTGGTCATTCTACACATATCAGAGGCTTGTCCCAAGAAAAGGTATGTGTTCCTTGTGCGGTTAATAGGAATGGCTTGTCTATCTCCAAGATTACGAATACTGGTAGAGTTTCTACAAGAGATTTACATCATATTTATGACGGTAGGATTAAGACCAATTCCACTCTTGTTACGGACAAGATGAACTCCTATGTGAGATTTACAAATGCCAATGGCATTGACCTTGTGCAGTTAAAGACTGGCAAAGCCAAGAAAGGCATTTATAATATCCAACATATCAATAGCTACCATAGCCAGCTAAAGAGGTTTATGCGTGGCTTTAACGGTGTTTCTACCAAGTATCTGAACAACTATCTTGTGTGGAATAACCTTGTAAATTACGCCAAAGAAAGCGACATGGAGAAAAGGAACATCTTCTTAACTTTCGTTTTGGCAACATTGAAAACTGCTAAATGCAGAGATTTATCAAACAGACCAGCAGTTCCTCTGGTCGCCTAA
- a CDS encoding IS3 family transposase, which produces MEAINGWLKAELFTDFHVTGKENIEREIEEYIKFFNKERPAYALRYMTPKQYKEAYGGNGSFRSRT; this is translated from the coding sequence ATGGAAGCGATAAACGGCTGGCTGAAAGCGGAGCTGTTTACAGACTTTCATGTAACAGGCAAAGAAAACATAGAGCGGGAGATAGAAGAATACATAAAATTCTTCAATAAAGAGCGTCCGGCCTATGCTTTGAGATACATGACGCCGAAACAATATAAGGAGGCGTATGGCGGAAACGGCAGTTTTAGGAGTAGGACGTAA
- a CDS encoding Rha family transcriptional regulator — protein MTSAKKGKASPVVSSRKVAEVFEKRHDNVPRDIKELIVDESFGLLNFEESFYINSQNKEQPEYLMTRLGFSVLTMNTTELGIVIEAAPRETYVLPDL, from the coding sequence TTGACTAGTGCAAAGAAAGGTAAAGCCAGCCCCGTAGTATCCAGCAGGAAAGTCGCAGAGGTGTTTGAGAAACGCCACGACAATGTTCCACGTGACATAAAAGAACTTATTGTGGATGAAAGTTTTGGACTCCTCAATTTTGAGGAGTCCTTCTACATTAACTCACAGAACAAGGAGCAGCCCGAATACCTCATGACTCGCCTCGGCTTCTCCGTCCTGACAATGAACACGACAGAACTCGGAATAGTAATAGAAGCCGCGCCACGCGAAACTTATGTGTTGCCCGATTTATAA